From a single Pseudopipra pipra isolate bDixPip1 chromosome 7, bDixPip1.hap1, whole genome shotgun sequence genomic region:
- the SPC25 gene encoding kinetochore protein Spc25: protein MANAKTEDEITLFERDMKEFWIEFKSVYGTEQINQTLTLRDSCKGSIDVLSAKWSKKLKEGDLMTDKIQEYNNEILQQSKCISEKEEQLAEIKLNQEEEQQKNLTDSIQELKEELVKQMEITSSKDKAVKEKMERLCKSKVLFEECLGLEIRRIHNEQLQFIFRHIDHKDPDKPYTFTLSINDQGDYEVTSCTPTLDCIAEFQLKVRETNNFPAFVANIRKAFTALSYKQSA from the exons ATGGCTAATGCAAAGACAGAAGATGAAATAACTCTCTTTGAAAGAGATATGAAAGAGTTTTGGATCGAGTTTAAAAGCGTTTATGGCACTGAACAGATCAACCAGACTTTAACGCTGAGAGATTCATGCAAGGGGTCTATAGACGTGCTTTCAG CGAAATGGTCCAAGAAGCTGAAAGAAGGAGACCTGATGACTGACAAAATTCAGGAGTATAACAATG AGATTCTCCAGCAGAGCAAATGTATATCAGAAAAGGAAGAGCAGTTGGCAGAAATTAAGCTAAATCAAGAAGAAGAGCAACAGAAGAACTTGACTGACAGCATCCAAGAGTTAAAAGAAGAGTTGGTGAAGCAAATGGAAA TAACATCTTCTAAAGACAAAGCTGTCAAGGAGAAAATGGAACGACTGTGCAAGTCTAAAGTGTTGTTTGAGGAGTGTCTTGGATTGGAGATACGCAGAATTCACA ATGAACAATTACAGTTTATATTCAGACACATTGACCACAAAGATCCTGACAAGCCATACACGTTTACCCTTTCCATAAATGACCAAGGAGATTATGAAG tGACTTCCTGTACTCCTACTCTGGACTGTATAGCAGAGTTCCAGCTCAAAGTGAGAGAAACTAACAATTTTCCTGCATTTGTTGCCAACATCAGAAAAGCTTTCACTGCTTTATCGTATAAACAGTCTGCATAA